Proteins encoded together in one Kutzneria kofuensis window:
- a CDS encoding HAD family hydrolase, whose amino-acid sequence MALTVGFDLDMTLIDARPGVAAAIDQVGAEFGVPLDGSDFASRLGPPLQDMFRDAGMDEAIIPALMDRYRALYPTVVIATTVAMPGAEEAMAAVRERDGRVVVVTGKFEPNARLHVEALGWHVDHLRGELWSSAKGAVLREQGASIYVGDHVGDVHGALDADAVSVAVTTGPCDRRELVDAGAEVVLTSLEQFPAWLADNAGRFVEPMAG is encoded by the coding sequence GTGGCGCTGACCGTCGGATTCGACCTGGACATGACCCTCATCGACGCCAGGCCCGGTGTGGCCGCGGCCATCGACCAGGTAGGCGCCGAGTTCGGCGTCCCGCTCGACGGCTCGGACTTCGCGTCCCGCCTCGGGCCGCCGCTGCAGGACATGTTCCGCGACGCCGGCATGGACGAGGCGATCATTCCCGCGCTGATGGACCGCTACCGGGCGCTGTACCCGACCGTCGTGATCGCCACCACCGTCGCCATGCCCGGCGCCGAGGAGGCCATGGCCGCCGTCCGCGAACGTGACGGCCGCGTCGTCGTTGTCACCGGCAAGTTCGAACCCAATGCCCGACTGCACGTCGAGGCCCTCGGCTGGCACGTCGACCACCTTCGCGGGGAGCTGTGGTCCTCCGCCAAGGGCGCTGTGCTGCGCGAGCAGGGCGCGTCGATCTACGTCGGCGACCACGTCGGTGACGTCCACGGCGCTCTGGACGCCGACGCCGTTTCGGTCGCTGTCACGACCGGGCCGTGCGATCGGCGCGAACTCGTGGACGCCGGCGCCGAGGTGGTCCTGACCAGCCTGGAGCAGTTCCCCGCCTGGCTGGCCGACAACGCGGGCCGGTTCGTGGAACCGATGGCCGGCTGA
- a CDS encoding polysaccharide deacetylase family protein → MTRRITRRAALGIAATTALAGCSGPPTAAPTPSATTRSTTTTPPVTTTTTTTATPGGPAVEVVRASSGRPEVALTFHGAGPLDITRQVLKLLAQHDAKITVFAVGTWLQATPDGARMVRDGGHELGNHTWSHPDLESYQPGPMLTEIERCRDALSTVAGTPGTFFRQSQGQHATARELAAAGKAGYARTLSYDVDSLDWTDPGAAAIRRAAGAAKAGSVVSMHLGHPGTVQALPGILTDLAARGLTPVTATELLR, encoded by the coding sequence GTGACCCGGCGTATCACTCGTCGAGCCGCGCTCGGAATCGCCGCGACCACCGCCCTGGCCGGGTGCTCCGGACCGCCGACTGCCGCTCCCACCCCCAGCGCGACGACGCGTTCCACGACGACAACGCCGCCGGTCACCACCACCACGACCACCACCGCCACCCCGGGCGGACCGGCGGTCGAGGTCGTGCGGGCGTCGAGCGGCCGGCCGGAGGTCGCGTTGACGTTCCACGGCGCCGGCCCGCTGGACATCACCCGCCAGGTGCTCAAGCTGCTGGCCCAGCACGACGCCAAGATCACCGTGTTCGCCGTCGGCACCTGGCTGCAGGCCACCCCGGACGGCGCGCGCATGGTCCGCGACGGCGGCCACGAGCTCGGCAACCACACCTGGAGCCACCCGGACCTGGAGAGCTACCAGCCGGGTCCGATGCTCACCGAGATCGAACGCTGCCGGGACGCACTGTCCACAGTGGCCGGAACACCGGGCACGTTCTTCCGCCAGTCGCAGGGACAGCATGCCACCGCCCGTGAGCTCGCGGCGGCCGGCAAGGCCGGCTACGCCAGGACCCTGTCCTACGACGTGGATTCCCTGGACTGGACGGATCCCGGCGCGGCCGCGATCCGCCGGGCGGCGGGCGCCGCCAAGGCGGGCAGCGTGGTGAGCATGCACCTGGGCCATCCCGGCACCGTGCAGGCGCTGCCCGGCATCCTGACCGATCTCGCCGCCCGGGGCCTGACCCCGGTGACCGCGACCGAACTGCTGAGGTGA
- a CDS encoding R2-like ligand-binding oxidase, whose amino-acid sequence MTDLRRTGFHSLRGRFDWDHLPLRLFAKGNARFWNPADIDFGQDAHDWAELTDAQRENATYLVAMFVAGEEAVTEDIQPFMRAMAAEGRMGDEMYLTQFAYEEARHTEVFRRWMDAVGLTEDLHAYVADNPGYRTIFYEELPAALRLLEHDHSPAAQIRASVTYNHIVEGTLALTGYYAWNKVCKSRGILPGMQELVRRIGDDERRHMAWGTFTCRRHVAADDANWDIVTQRMGELVPHALGAIQWVLDHVDQTAFDLEVTEFVGYAGERAQRRLGAIDSARGADVSKIDLDYMPERLEDQFGAEDAAALAEI is encoded by the coding sequence ATGACTGACCTGCGCCGGACCGGATTCCACTCGCTGCGCGGCCGCTTCGACTGGGACCACCTGCCGCTGCGGCTGTTCGCCAAGGGCAACGCCAGGTTCTGGAACCCCGCCGACATCGACTTCGGCCAGGACGCGCACGACTGGGCGGAGCTGACCGACGCGCAGCGGGAGAACGCCACCTACCTGGTGGCGATGTTCGTCGCCGGCGAGGAGGCCGTCACCGAGGACATCCAGCCGTTCATGCGGGCGATGGCGGCCGAGGGCCGCATGGGCGACGAGATGTATCTCACGCAGTTCGCGTACGAGGAGGCCCGGCACACCGAGGTTTTCCGGCGCTGGATGGACGCCGTCGGCCTGACCGAGGACCTGCACGCCTACGTCGCCGACAACCCCGGCTACCGCACGATCTTCTACGAGGAGCTGCCGGCGGCGCTGCGGCTGCTGGAGCACGACCACAGCCCGGCGGCGCAGATCAGGGCCAGCGTCACCTACAACCACATCGTCGAGGGAACGCTGGCGCTGACCGGCTACTACGCGTGGAACAAGGTGTGCAAGAGCCGTGGCATCCTGCCGGGGATGCAGGAGCTGGTCCGCCGCATCGGCGACGACGAGCGCCGGCACATGGCGTGGGGCACCTTCACCTGCCGCCGGCACGTCGCCGCCGACGACGCCAACTGGGACATCGTCACGCAGCGCATGGGCGAGCTGGTGCCGCACGCGCTCGGCGCCATCCAGTGGGTGCTCGACCACGTCGACCAGACCGCCTTCGACCTCGAGGTGACGGAGTTCGTCGGGTACGCCGGCGAGCGCGCGCAGCGCCGGCTGGGCGCGATCGACTCGGCCCGCGGCGCCGACGTGTCCAAGATCGACCTGGACTACATGCCGGAACGCCTGGAGGACCAGTTCGGCGCCGAGGACGCGGCGGCGCTGGCGGAGATCTAG
- a CDS encoding MFS transporter has product MRRYPWQEEEPPTYRTAPPRREEPTYRQGPPEPPPTYRQAPPPPQQGHRFVPPEQPSSGPRTPKKLTVTRVAVFRSRQLGQRGVEAFRRALHADGADQSGLAALTWAVMLNYATDATLAVALANTLFFSAATGESQGKVALYLLITVAPFAVIAPIIGPMLDRIQHGRRLALAVSCFGQALLAVVMALHFDDWGLYPAALGVMVLSKSFNVLKAAVTPRVLPPDITLVKTNARLTVFGLAAAGVFGALAAGFAKLFNSPGALWFTAILCVADAVLCLRIPAWVEVTEGEVPTSLRAEPRQKTRQPLGRQVVMALWGNGTIRVLTGFLTLFAAFVIKAQTERDHAPLEQILLLGLIGAAAGLGNFLGNGIGARIQFGRPDQVIISCLSAVLGMTVIAALLPGVPTVVALALVGAVGSALAKISLDATIQDDLPEQSRASAFGRSETILQFGWVFGGALGVLLPAQYWIGFAVIGLCLAAGLAQTVMVNRDSTLLPWLGRRRPLKSDPVTRPNHHRPAPGAAAPGPPQ; this is encoded by the coding sequence ATGCGGCGGTACCCGTGGCAGGAGGAGGAACCTCCGACCTATCGCACGGCTCCCCCGCGGCGTGAGGAACCCACGTACCGGCAGGGTCCGCCTGAGCCGCCGCCCACGTACCGGCAGGCGCCGCCGCCTCCGCAGCAGGGGCACCGGTTCGTGCCGCCCGAGCAGCCGTCGAGCGGGCCCCGCACGCCGAAGAAGCTGACCGTGACCCGGGTCGCGGTGTTCCGCAGTCGGCAGCTGGGACAGCGTGGCGTCGAGGCGTTCCGGCGCGCCCTGCACGCCGACGGCGCCGACCAGTCCGGGCTCGCGGCGCTGACGTGGGCCGTGATGCTCAACTACGCGACCGACGCCACGCTGGCGGTCGCGCTGGCCAACACTCTGTTCTTCTCCGCCGCGACCGGCGAGAGCCAGGGCAAGGTCGCCCTGTACCTGCTGATCACGGTCGCGCCGTTCGCCGTGATCGCGCCGATCATCGGTCCGATGCTGGACCGCATCCAGCACGGCCGACGGCTCGCTCTGGCCGTCTCCTGCTTCGGGCAGGCGCTGCTGGCCGTGGTCATGGCGCTGCACTTCGACGACTGGGGCCTGTACCCGGCGGCGCTGGGCGTCATGGTGCTGTCCAAGTCGTTCAACGTGCTCAAGGCGGCCGTGACGCCGCGGGTGCTGCCGCCGGACATCACGCTGGTCAAGACCAACGCCCGGCTCACCGTGTTCGGCCTCGCCGCCGCCGGTGTGTTCGGCGCGCTGGCCGCCGGCTTCGCCAAGCTGTTCAACTCACCGGGCGCGCTGTGGTTCACGGCGATCCTCTGCGTCGCCGATGCCGTGCTCTGCCTGCGGATTCCCGCCTGGGTCGAGGTCACCGAGGGCGAGGTGCCGACGTCGCTGCGGGCCGAGCCCCGGCAGAAGACCCGGCAGCCACTGGGGCGTCAGGTCGTGATGGCGCTGTGGGGCAACGGCACGATTCGCGTGCTGACCGGGTTCCTGACCCTGTTCGCCGCCTTCGTGATCAAGGCGCAGACCGAGCGCGACCACGCCCCGCTCGAACAGATCCTGCTGCTCGGGCTCATCGGCGCCGCCGCCGGCCTCGGCAACTTCCTCGGCAACGGCATCGGCGCGCGCATACAGTTCGGCCGCCCCGACCAAGTGATCATCAGTTGTCTCAGCGCCGTGCTGGGGATGACCGTGATCGCCGCCCTGCTCCCCGGCGTGCCGACAGTGGTGGCCCTCGCCCTCGTCGGCGCCGTCGGCAGCGCGCTGGCCAAGATCAGCCTCGACGCCACCATCCAGGACGACCTCCCCGAGCAGTCGCGGGCGTCGGCCTTCGGCCGGTCCGAGACGATCCTCCAGTTCGGCTGGGTCTTCGGCGGGGCGCTCGGCGTGCTGCTGCCCGCCCAGTACTGGATCGGCTTCGCCGTCATCGGGCTGTGCCTGGCCGCCGGGCTGGCGCAGACCGTCATGGTCAACCGGGACAGCACCCTGCTGCCGTGGCTGGGCCGGCGGCGGCCGCTGAAGTCGGATCCGGTGACTCGCCCCAACCACCACCGACCCGCTCCCGGCGCAGCAGCACCCGGTCCGCCGCAGTAG
- a CDS encoding M14 family zinc carboxypeptidase has protein sequence MRPRALIRIAASVAALLLVGTASAAAGDDTPVMWRVPVSGDQASRLVAAGFDVAESGADGVAYVTGTNQTAQSLRELGYRPTQFDTIYKDLPQQRALAAGTFYGGYRAVPDQEQHLSQVASAHPDLATVYDIGDSWLKTKGRGGHDIKAICLTKKKSGDCTLSTTSPKPKFTLMAQIHAREIATGELAQRWIDYLVNGYGSDATATSILDTTEVWVIPIANPDGVDVVASGGNSPKMQRKNVDNARGCSGVNIGIDLNRNSTFKWGGDSNDPCAETYQGTARGSEPEVTGLEKFFRSIYPVQRGTGDNDPAPVTARGTMITLHSFGNDIIVPWGWTEKKSPNDAQLRALGQKMAASNGYVVDTNGGTVGYSTPGTTDDFTYGVLGVASFTIEVGPDSGSCGGFFPKFSCLDSKFWPEMKGAFTAAAQAAAAPYKQ, from the coding sequence ATGAGGCCACGCGCCCTGATCCGCATTGCCGCTTCGGTCGCCGCACTGCTGCTCGTCGGGACCGCGTCCGCGGCCGCCGGCGACGACACACCCGTGATGTGGCGGGTGCCCGTCAGTGGCGACCAGGCCAGCCGGCTGGTCGCCGCCGGCTTCGACGTCGCCGAGAGCGGCGCCGACGGGGTGGCCTACGTGACCGGCACCAACCAGACCGCGCAGTCGTTGCGGGAACTGGGATATCGGCCCACCCAGTTCGACACGATCTACAAGGACCTGCCGCAGCAGCGCGCCCTGGCCGCCGGCACCTTCTACGGCGGCTACCGGGCCGTGCCCGATCAGGAGCAGCACCTGAGCCAGGTCGCGAGCGCACACCCCGACCTCGCCACGGTGTACGACATCGGCGACTCATGGCTGAAGACCAAGGGGCGGGGCGGCCATGACATCAAGGCCATCTGCCTGACCAAGAAGAAGTCCGGCGACTGCACGCTGAGCACGACCTCGCCGAAGCCGAAGTTCACGCTCATGGCGCAGATCCACGCCCGCGAGATCGCCACCGGCGAACTGGCCCAGCGCTGGATCGACTACCTGGTCAACGGCTACGGCTCCGACGCAACGGCAACGTCCATTCTGGACACCACCGAGGTGTGGGTGATCCCGATCGCCAACCCGGACGGCGTGGACGTGGTGGCCTCCGGCGGCAACTCGCCGAAGATGCAGCGCAAGAACGTCGACAACGCCCGCGGGTGCAGCGGCGTCAACATCGGCATCGACCTCAACCGCAACTCCACGTTCAAGTGGGGCGGCGACTCGAACGACCCGTGCGCCGAGACGTACCAGGGGACGGCCAGGGGCAGCGAGCCCGAGGTCACCGGGCTGGAGAAGTTCTTCCGGTCGATCTACCCGGTGCAGCGCGGCACCGGCGACAACGACCCGGCGCCGGTGACCGCGCGCGGCACGATGATCACGCTGCACAGCTTCGGCAACGACATCATCGTGCCGTGGGGCTGGACCGAGAAGAAGTCCCCGAACGACGCGCAGCTGCGGGCGCTGGGCCAGAAGATGGCCGCCTCCAACGGATACGTCGTCGACACCAACGGCGGCACCGTCGGCTACTCGACGCCCGGCACCACCGACGACTTCACCTACGGCGTGCTCGGCGTGGCCAGCTTCACCATCGAGGTCGGCCCGGACAGCGGCAGCTGCGGCGGCTTCTTCCCGAAGTTCTCCTGCCTGGACAGCAAGTTCTGGCCGGAGATGAAGGGCGCCTTCACCGCCGCGGCGCAGGCGGCCGCGGCCCCGTACAAGCAGTAG
- a CDS encoding DUF2771 family protein, whose protein sequence is MKRLVPLVLAGAGVLASACSAPPLPQVTFFAVNTTAVTGPSEYCDLRVDKCAVDPSAGATLAVPPNKPLQISVPTEVGDAAWQVVFKYKLNGQEQQERSSVFARGERLAYTLAVPAGGQLETAEVQRYAGVMTLNPNTGEPQFVVGASWVLSVAGQSG, encoded by the coding sequence GTGAAACGCCTTGTCCCGCTGGTGTTGGCCGGAGCGGGGGTGCTGGCCTCGGCGTGTTCGGCGCCGCCGCTGCCGCAGGTGACCTTCTTCGCGGTGAACACCACCGCCGTCACGGGGCCGTCCGAGTACTGCGACCTGCGGGTCGACAAGTGCGCGGTCGACCCGTCCGCCGGCGCGACGCTGGCGGTGCCGCCGAACAAGCCGCTGCAGATCTCCGTGCCCACCGAGGTCGGCGACGCCGCGTGGCAGGTGGTGTTCAAGTACAAGCTGAACGGCCAGGAGCAGCAGGAGCGCAGCAGTGTGTTCGCCCGGGGCGAGCGGCTCGCGTACACGCTGGCGGTGCCGGCCGGGGGCCAGCTGGAGACCGCCGAGGTGCAGCGCTACGCCGGCGTGATGACGCTCAACCCGAACACCGGTGAGCCGCAGTTCGTCGTCGGCGCGAGCTGGGTCCTGTCGGTGGCGGGTCAGTCCGGCTGA
- a CDS encoding glutaminyl-peptide cyclotransferase: protein MRAALLSLAVVLVTACAAPGGPPHLRVEVLGTIPHDTSAFTEGYELADGVLYESTGLTGSSTLRAVDPRTGRVVKSVALPPDYFGEGIAVVGDKIWQLTWQQNVAMLRDRATLQQVSTASYQDEGWGLCYDGKRLVMSDGTSLLTFRDPSTFAVTGHVQVDYQGRLNELECVDGSVWANVYPTKTIIRVDPASGAVQGVADLSKLGPTGDTAPDDVLNGISVAPDPGQFLVTGKRWPLAYRVRFVRDGS from the coding sequence ATGCGCGCAGCCCTGCTGTCACTTGCCGTGGTGTTGGTCACGGCCTGCGCCGCGCCCGGCGGACCCCCGCACCTGCGGGTCGAGGTGCTCGGCACGATCCCGCACGACACGTCGGCCTTCACGGAAGGTTACGAACTGGCCGACGGAGTGCTCTACGAGAGCACCGGGCTGACCGGTTCCTCCACGCTGCGCGCCGTGGACCCGCGGACCGGGCGGGTCGTCAAGAGCGTCGCCCTGCCGCCGGACTACTTCGGCGAGGGCATCGCCGTGGTCGGCGACAAGATCTGGCAGCTGACGTGGCAGCAGAACGTGGCGATGCTGCGTGATCGCGCAACGCTTCAGCAGGTCAGCACCGCGTCGTACCAGGACGAGGGCTGGGGCCTCTGCTACGACGGCAAGCGCCTGGTGATGAGCGACGGCACGTCGCTGCTGACCTTCCGCGACCCGTCGACGTTCGCCGTGACCGGGCACGTGCAGGTCGACTACCAGGGCCGGCTGAACGAGCTGGAGTGCGTCGACGGCTCGGTGTGGGCCAACGTGTACCCCACGAAAACGATCATTCGGGTGGATCCGGCCAGCGGCGCCGTGCAGGGCGTGGCCGACCTGTCGAAGCTCGGTCCGACCGGCGACACCGCCCCTGACGACGTGCTGAACGGCATCTCGGTGGCGCCGGACCCCGGCCAGTTCCTCGTCACCGGCAAGCGTTGGCCCCTTGCGTACCGGGTGAGGTTCGTACGCGACGGCTCCTAG
- a CDS encoding DUF3027 domain-containing protein has protein sequence MTAPTTSEQPPNPVLASVVELARAAAQQEAGDEPIGAHAGVLAEDEASVTHLFEASHPGYDGWRWAVTIATTGGDEDPVTISEVVLLPGPDSLVAPDWVPWGERVRAGDLGVGDLMPTTPDDPRLVPGYLESDDPAVEEVAREVGLGRVRVLSRFGRLESARRWEGGDFGPRSDMARSAPAACGTCGFYQQLAGSLGGAFGVCTNEITPADGHVVHVEYGCGAHSEAEVDTGSPVPVAELVYDDSELEVEQ, from the coding sequence GTGACCGCACCGACCACCAGTGAGCAGCCCCCGAACCCGGTCCTGGCATCGGTTGTCGAGCTGGCCAGGGCCGCCGCCCAGCAGGAGGCCGGCGACGAGCCGATCGGCGCGCACGCCGGCGTCCTCGCCGAGGATGAGGCGTCGGTCACACACCTGTTCGAGGCCTCGCACCCCGGCTACGACGGCTGGCGCTGGGCCGTGACCATCGCGACCACCGGCGGCGACGAGGACCCGGTGACGATCAGCGAGGTCGTGCTGCTGCCCGGCCCCGACTCGCTGGTGGCGCCGGACTGGGTGCCGTGGGGCGAGCGTGTCCGCGCCGGCGACCTCGGCGTGGGCGACCTGATGCCGACGACGCCGGACGACCCGCGGCTGGTGCCCGGCTACCTGGAGTCGGACGACCCGGCGGTGGAGGAGGTCGCCCGCGAGGTCGGTCTCGGCCGGGTGCGGGTGCTGTCCCGGTTCGGCCGGCTGGAGTCGGCCCGCCGCTGGGAGGGTGGCGACTTCGGGCCGCGCAGCGACATGGCCCGCAGCGCGCCGGCCGCCTGCGGCACGTGCGGCTTCTACCAGCAGTTGGCCGGCAGCCTGGGCGGCGCGTTCGGCGTGTGCACCAACGAGATCACGCCCGCGGACGGCCATGTCGTGCACGTGGAGTACGGCTGCGGCGCGCACTCCGAAGCCGAGGTCGACACCGGATCGCCGGTGCCGGTGGCCGAGCTGGTGTACGACGACAGCGAACTCGAAGTCGAGCAGTGA
- a CDS encoding TetR/AcrR family transcriptional regulator, whose amino-acid sequence MNQVTPFVERVRESLRTQLLDAAADLLADRGFRGLRMADVAAATGVSRQTVHNEFGTKEALVNAVAAHTVADFLEGVAQRFTDADDVHSGIAAAVRHTLTHATENRLVNAILTGTDAEDLLPLLTTKGRPVLMPAVDLLTELWRPRMPWLPDREIRLLAEAGMRLTVSHLLTPTGTVDEAVATITALMRRLIPEAPDD is encoded by the coding sequence GTGAACCAGGTCACACCCTTCGTCGAGCGGGTACGGGAATCGCTGCGGACCCAGCTACTCGACGCCGCCGCGGACCTGCTCGCCGACCGCGGCTTTCGCGGGCTGCGGATGGCCGACGTCGCCGCGGCGACCGGCGTGAGCCGGCAGACCGTGCACAACGAGTTCGGCACCAAGGAGGCGTTGGTCAACGCCGTCGCCGCGCACACGGTCGCCGATTTCCTCGAGGGCGTGGCGCAGCGCTTCACCGACGCCGACGACGTGCACAGCGGCATCGCAGCGGCGGTGCGTCACACCTTGACCCACGCCACGGAGAACCGGCTGGTCAACGCCATCCTCACCGGCACCGACGCCGAAGACCTGCTGCCACTGCTGACCACCAAGGGACGGCCGGTGCTGATGCCCGCCGTCGATCTGCTCACGGAGCTGTGGCGGCCTCGCATGCCGTGGTTGCCGGACAGGGAGATCCGGCTGCTGGCCGAGGCCGGCATGCGGCTGACGGTCAGCCACCTGCTGACGCCCACCGGCACGGTCGACGAGGCCGTCGCCACGATCACCGCCCTGATGCGCCGACTGATCCCGGAGGCCCCTGATGACTGA
- a CDS encoding YVTN family beta-propeller repeat protein, producing MPIPGRALLALACVAALTACSSAPAAEEPPLTTTTTTPPTTTTTAKSLVDGLAGMPPVSDPHDVYADAGVNMVQDAVKQDKPLVYVPHSGSGDVWVIDPATFQVVAKYPAGKELQHVVPSYDMRTLYATDDEGDHLLPFDPRTGQPGKQIPVIDPYNMYFTPDGKFAISVAERMRKLVWYDPHTWQKHDETAVPDCAGIDHADFSPDGRTAVFTCEFAGRVAVVDIASHRLLRMIDMPQRHTVMGPQDIKLAPDGSVYYIADSDANGLWVLDGAATKVLRFIPTGGGAHGIYLSRDAKQLYVTNRHEGSISVLDSYTGAVQAKWRIPGGGSPDMGNVTADGSQLWLSGRYDKAIYVLSTKDGSLLKKIPAGNQPHGLCVWPLPGRYSLGHTGITR from the coding sequence TTGCCCATCCCCGGACGGGCGCTGCTCGCGCTCGCCTGCGTCGCCGCGCTGACCGCGTGCTCCTCGGCCCCCGCCGCCGAGGAGCCGCCGCTGACCACGACGACGACAACGCCGCCGACCACCACAACCACAGCGAAGTCCCTTGTGGACGGTCTGGCCGGCATGCCGCCGGTGTCCGATCCGCACGACGTGTACGCCGACGCGGGCGTGAACATGGTGCAGGACGCCGTGAAGCAGGACAAGCCGCTGGTCTATGTGCCGCACAGCGGTTCCGGCGACGTGTGGGTGATCGACCCGGCGACGTTCCAGGTCGTCGCGAAGTACCCGGCGGGCAAGGAACTTCAGCACGTGGTGCCGTCGTACGACATGCGGACCCTGTACGCCACCGACGACGAGGGTGATCACCTCCTGCCGTTCGACCCGCGCACGGGCCAGCCGGGCAAGCAGATCCCGGTGATCGACCCGTACAACATGTACTTCACGCCGGACGGCAAGTTCGCCATCTCGGTGGCGGAGCGGATGCGCAAGCTCGTCTGGTACGACCCGCATACCTGGCAGAAGCACGACGAGACGGCCGTGCCGGACTGCGCCGGCATCGACCACGCCGACTTCAGCCCCGACGGCAGGACCGCCGTGTTCACGTGCGAGTTCGCCGGCCGGGTCGCCGTCGTCGACATCGCGTCGCACCGCCTGCTCCGCATGATCGACATGCCGCAGCGGCACACCGTGATGGGGCCGCAGGACATCAAGCTCGCGCCGGACGGCTCCGTGTACTACATCGCCGACTCGGACGCCAACGGCCTGTGGGTGCTCGACGGCGCGGCGACGAAGGTGCTGCGCTTCATCCCGACCGGCGGCGGCGCGCACGGGATCTACCTTTCCCGTGACGCCAAGCAGTTGTACGTCACCAACCGGCACGAGGGCTCGATCAGCGTGCTCGACTCCTACACCGGAGCCGTGCAGGCCAAGTGGCGGATCCCCGGCGGCGGCAGCCCGGACATGGGCAACGTGACCGCGGACGGCTCGCAGCTGTGGCTGTCCGGCCGCTACGACAAGGCGATCTACGTGCTGTCCACCAAGGACGGCTCGCTGCTGAAGAAGATCCCCGCCGGGAACCAGCCGCACGGCCTATGCGTGTGGCCGCTTCCGGGGCGGTACTCGCTTGGGCACACCGGCATCACTCGTTGA
- a CDS encoding cold-shock protein, with protein MPTGRVKWYDTEKGFGFVTQDGGEDVYVRASALPPGVAGLKTGQRIEFGMAEGRRGPQALSVRLVDAPPSVAEAKRRPAEELHGLIEDMIKVLEAKVQPDLRRGRYPDRKTSKLIAELVRGVARDLDP; from the coding sequence GTGCCGACCGGCAGGGTCAAGTGGTACGACACGGAAAAGGGATTCGGCTTCGTCACCCAGGACGGTGGCGAGGACGTCTACGTTCGTGCGTCCGCGTTGCCACCCGGGGTCGCGGGCCTGAAGACCGGCCAGCGCATCGAGTTCGGCATGGCCGAGGGCCGGCGCGGTCCGCAGGCGCTGTCGGTGCGGCTGGTCGACGCCCCGCCGTCGGTGGCGGAGGCCAAGCGCCGTCCGGCCGAGGAGCTGCACGGACTGATCGAGGACATGATCAAGGTGCTCGAGGCGAAGGTCCAGCCGGACCTGCGTCGCGGCCGCTACCCGGACCGCAAGACGTCGAAGCTGATCGCGGAGCTGGTCCGCGGCGTCGCCAGGGACCTCGACCCGTAA